In Candidatus Neomarinimicrobiota bacterium, the genomic stretch ATCAGACTATCAAATTTTTAAATCTCTTCCGGGAGTGGGAGATTATACTGCCTCTGCTGTTATGTCAATATGCTTTAATGAATTTTATCCGGTTTTAGACGCTAATGTAAAACGCGTACTAGCTAGAATTATGAAAATCAAAAAATTTACAGCAAAAAATATAATTAGAATCAAAAAGACTCTAGATTTGTGGATTTCAGCAGTAAATAATCCCGGCGATTTCAATCAGGCAATGATGGAATTAGGAAGTCAAATATGTATTCCCAAAAAACCGAATTGTCTAAATTGTCCACTGTCTGATCTATGTTTAGCTTTTATAACCAAAAGTCCGGAAAAATATCCTGCTCAGTTAAAACTTAAAAAAATTCCCACTTACGATGTTAGCGTAGGCATTATTTGGGATAATGATAAGTTTTATATACAACGTCGGGAAAATAAATTGCATCTAGGTGGAATGTGGGAACTTCCCGGCGGGAAAAGAAAATTAAATGAAAGGTTGGATACCACGGTGGCAAGAGAAATTCAGGAAGAATGCAACATCAAAGTGATTGTGAAAAGTCAAGCCGGGTTTGTAAAACATCAATATACACATTTTAAAATTAATTTATCTGCCTACCATTGTAATTTATCAAACGGGAATTCTATTCCAATTACAAAAAATACAAAATGGATTAAACAAAAAGACATAAATTCTTTCCCTTTTCCGAAAGCAACACTTAAGATATTTGATCAATCATTATCATGTTGAAGACTCTTATTTCTCTTTTACTTTGGCCGTTGGTAGGAATAATATTTATTCTGTTTTTTTCATTTTATTTGCTCCTTCTGCTTTTCATCCCAGTAAAAAAACTGCATCCAATAGTAAAAGGCGGCTCAAAATTAATGATGTTTTGTGCCGGCCAAAAATTAAATGTTAAAGGGACCCCCCCCAAAAAAACAGGGGAACCTTATCTTTATTTATTTAATCATGAATCCATGTTCGATCATTTTATGTTGGTAAGCGCAGTGGATCATTATATCTCTGGTGTTGGAAAAGAGTCTCAGTTTTCTTGGCCGATTTGGGGTTTTTTGATTAAAAAATATGGTGCAATACCCATTCAAAGGTCCAATTTGACTAGCGCAATTGAAAGTTTAAGTCTAGCGGAAAAAGAAATAAAAAAAGGAATTTCATTTATTATTTCACCAGAAGGAACAAGAACGTTAAGTGGATCAATGGGTCCCTTCAAAAAAGGAGCTTTTCATGTCGCTAAAAATACTGGCGTAACTATTATCCCAACGGGGATTATTGGCGCATATAAAGCAAAGAAAAAATATGATTGGCATTTATACCCCGGAACTTTAACTGTGAATTTTGGTGATCCTATATATTCAGGTGATTACAAAGATTTAACAGTTGAAAACCTAAGAGATCTTGTAAAAGAAAAAATAACTAACCTGATTTCCTAATTCTAAAATTATTTTATGATACCATTTTTAACATTTGATCTCACCATTCTGATGCTATCCCAATCTTTAATTGGAATGTTTATAGCGATTGCACTTATTCAATCCGGGATTGATAAAATATTCGATAGAAAAGGAAATATTGCTTGGCTCGAAGATCATTTTAAGAACTCTATCCTTAGAGGAACGGTGCCGATTACTTTAAGTATTATAACTTTTCTTGAATTGTTCGGAGGTGGT encodes the following:
- a CDS encoding DoxX family protein, with amino-acid sequence MIPFLTFDLTILMLSQSLIGMFIAIALIQSGIDKIFDRKGNIAWLEDHFKNSILRGTVPITLSIITFLELFGGGLCLCGAILYLLNYSSDYLILGFIISGINFMVLFFGQRVAKDYEGAAVLVGYFILTILGLLSFTK
- a CDS encoding 1-acyl-sn-glycerol-3-phosphate acyltransferase, which gives rise to MLKTLISLLLWPLVGIIFILFFSFYLLLLLFIPVKKLHPIVKGGSKLMMFCAGQKLNVKGTPPKKTGEPYLYLFNHESMFDHFMLVSAVDHYISGVGKESQFSWPIWGFLIKKYGAIPIQRSNLTSAIESLSLAEKEIKKGISFIISPEGTRTLSGSMGPFKKGAFHVAKNTGVTIIPTGIIGAYKAKKKYDWHLYPGTLTVNFGDPIYSGDYKDLTVENLRDLVKEKITNLIS
- a CDS encoding A/G-specific adenine glycosylase, whose protein sequence is MLQQTQVKTVIPYYKKWIKKYPTINHVVCASEKTLLKSWEGLGYYRRCRNFHTASKIVENKFDGIPPSDYQIFKSLPGVGDYTASAVMSICFNEFYPVLDANVKRVLARIMKIKKFTAKNIIRIKKTLDLWISAVNNPGDFNQAMMELGSQICIPKKPNCLNCPLSDLCLAFITKSPEKYPAQLKLKKIPTYDVSVGIIWDNDKFYIQRRENKLHLGGMWELPGGKRKLNERLDTTVAREIQEECNIKVIVKSQAGFVKHQYTHFKINLSAYHCNLSNGNSIPITKNTKWIKQKDINSFPFPKATLKIFDQSLSC